A portion of the Homalodisca vitripennis isolate AUS2020 chromosome 2, UT_GWSS_2.1, whole genome shotgun sequence genome contains these proteins:
- the LOC124355167 gene encoding carbonic anhydrase 13 isoform X1: MSWGYTEFNGPHTWHEIFPDALGPRQSPIDVVTSAVTSDTSLRSRPLAWRYVPDNCKAIANPGYCWRLDVNGEGSELVGGPLQATYKLEQFHAHWGPTSDKGSEHTVDGKCYAGELHLVHWNCDKYKTFGEAAGHPDGLAVLGVFLDAGPTDHPELEKIVSLIPSITHKGQTVTVSTPIDPTKLLPENTHYWTYLGSLTTPPCTESVTWILFKEPIQISERQLSVFRSIKKHTEDEEIHCDAPGCEVDGCDGGFILQNFRPPLPAGEREILMVRP; the protein is encoded by the exons GACCCCACACCTGGCATGAAATCTTTCCTGATGCCCTCGGGCCCCGCCAGTCACCCATCGATGTAGTGACCTCCGCTGTGACCTCTGACACCTCACTGCGGTCCCGACCCCTTGCTTGGCGCTATGTCCCAGACAACTGCAAGGCTATTGCCAACCCTGGCTACTGCTGGCGTCTCGATGTCAATGGTGAAGGATCTG AACTGGTAGGGGGCCCATTGCAAGCTACCTACAAGCTAGAACAGTTTCACGCTCACTGGGGACCGACCAGTGACAAGGGCTCGGAACACACGGTGGATGGCAAATGTTACGCAGGGGAG CTGCACCTCGTACACTGGAACTGTGACAAATACAAAACATTCGGCGAGGCAGCGGGACACCCTGACGGCCTAGCTGTGTTGGGAGTATTCCTAGAC GCCGGACCCACTGACCACCCGGAGTTGGAGAAGATTGTATCACTAATACCCAGCATCACACACAAAGGTCAAACTGTCACGGTCTCCACCCCCATCGATCCCACCAAGCTCCTTCCAG AAAACACGCACTATTGGACATATCTGGGCTCATTGACCACTCCACCCTGCACTGAGAGTGTCACCTGGATACTGTTCAAGGAGCCCATCCAAATATCCGAGCGCCAG CTCTCCGTGTTTCGCAGTATCAAGAAGCACACGGAGGACGAAGAGATCCATTGCGACGCTCCAGGCTGTGAAGTGGACGGTTGTGACGGAGGTTTTATCTTACAAAATTTCAGACCTCCGCTGCCTGCTGGGGAGCGGGAAATACTCATGGTGCGACCCTga
- the LOC124355167 gene encoding carbonic anhydrase 2 isoform X2 yields MSWGYTEFNGPHTWHEIFPDALGPRQSPIDVVTSAVTSDTSLRSRPLAWRYVPDNCKAIANPGYCWRLDVNGEGSELVGGPLQATYKLEQFHAHWGPTSDKGSEHTVDGKCYAGELHLVHWNCDKYKTFGEAAGHPDGLAVLGVFLDAGPTDHPELEKIVSLIPSITHKGQTVTVSTPIDPTKLLPENTHYWTYLGSLTTPPCTESVTWILFKEPIQISERQLKVFRSIKRISPEERCNADEENIVINFRPPLPLGNRELRECGQI; encoded by the exons GACCCCACACCTGGCATGAAATCTTTCCTGATGCCCTCGGGCCCCGCCAGTCACCCATCGATGTAGTGACCTCCGCTGTGACCTCTGACACCTCACTGCGGTCCCGACCCCTTGCTTGGCGCTATGTCCCAGACAACTGCAAGGCTATTGCCAACCCTGGCTACTGCTGGCGTCTCGATGTCAATGGTGAAGGATCTG AACTGGTAGGGGGCCCATTGCAAGCTACCTACAAGCTAGAACAGTTTCACGCTCACTGGGGACCGACCAGTGACAAGGGCTCGGAACACACGGTGGATGGCAAATGTTACGCAGGGGAG CTGCACCTCGTACACTGGAACTGTGACAAATACAAAACATTCGGCGAGGCAGCGGGACACCCTGACGGCCTAGCTGTGTTGGGAGTATTCCTAGAC GCCGGACCCACTGACCACCCGGAGTTGGAGAAGATTGTATCACTAATACCCAGCATCACACACAAAGGTCAAACTGTCACGGTCTCCACCCCCATCGATCCCACCAAGCTCCTTCCAG AAAACACGCACTATTGGACATATCTGGGCTCATTGACCACTCCACCCTGCACTGAGAGTGTCACCTGGATACTGTTCAAGGAGCCCATCCAAATATCCGAGCGCCAG CTTAAAGTTTTCAGAAGCATCAAGCGAATATCGCCGGAAGAACGTTGCAACGCCGACGAGGAGAATATTGTCATCAACTTCCGACCCCCTCTTCCTCTCGGTAACCGGGAGCTACGGGAGTGCGGCCAGATCTAG